The segment GTTCGGGGTCCAGCCGACCGGGATGAACAGGGCGGTGATCAGGCCCCAGGCGATCAGCGCGCCGATGTTGGGCATCACCATGCCGGCCAGGTAGCCGCCGATCTTCTGGACCCGCGCCTTGAAGCCGGTTCCGGTGACCGTGGGGGTATATGAAGAAGCCATCAGGGGATCTCCATTTCATGGGCTCGGGTCCGCAGCGGCTTGCGGCCGCAATTCCCGATCTGTACGGGTAAGTCGCGCTATTTCGTGCTTTCTCAGGGTGCGGTGGATCGCTCGTCCGGACGCACCGCGGCGTTGCGGGGTGGTGCACGACGGGACGAGGTGGCGCGGTATTCGGATGGCTGCTCCCGAGCCGGAACGGTTCTGCTCCGGGGGGCGGGGGAAGGACTGGGCGACTGGGCGGGGCGCTCAGTCGCTGCGTAACGGTCGGTTCAGGTCAGGGGCGGGGTCGAGCGCGATACGCGTACGGTCCAGGTCGGCCGGCCCGGGCATCCGGCTGCCCGGCAGGCTCACCGCGGCCGCGCCCCACGCCAGGCCCTCGATCAGTGCGGCCTCGCCGCGCGCGCCGGCCGAGAGGAACCCGGCCAGCAGGGCGTCGCCCGCGCCGACCGTGCTGCGCGGGACGCTCACCGGGGAGACGCCGGTCAGCACGCCGGCCTCGTCGACCAGCACCGCGCCGCCCGCGCCGAGGCTGGCCAGCACCGAGCCGGCGCCGGCCTTGCGCAGCCGCTGGCAGGCCTCGACCACGTCGCCGAGTGTGCACAGTTCGGCGCCGACCGCCTCGGCCAGCTCCTCACGGTTCGGCTTGACCAGGGCCGCGCCCGCCGCGACGCCGGCCAGCAGCGCCGGACCGCTGCTGTCCACCGCCAGCCGGGTGCCGCCCGTGACCAGCCGCTCGCACAGATCGGTGAAGGCCGCGGTGCTCGGCCCGGGCGGCAGGCTCCCGCAGATGACCACCCAGTCGGCGGCCCCCGCAGCGTTCAGGACCGCCTCGCTCACCTGTGCGAACTCGGCCCCGGAAAGCACCGGGCCGACCTCGTTGATCTTCGTGACCGTGCCGTCCGGCTCGGCCAGGGTGATGTTGGAACGGGTCCGTCCGGCGATCGGGACCGCCAGCATGTCGACCCCCTCGCCCTTGAGCAGGTCGACCAGCTGATCCCCCTCCGCCCCGCCGGTCGGCACCACCGCGGTGGAGCGGATCCCGTTGGCCAGCAGCGCCCGCGAGACGTTGACGCCCTTGCCGCCGGGATCGATGTGCGAGTCACCGGCCCGCAGCACCTCGCCGCGGACCAGCGCGTCGACCTCGAGGGCCCGGTCGACGCTGGGGTTGAGGGTGACGGTGAGGATCATGCCCGGACCAGCCGGACGCCGGCCGCCTCGACGTCACCGGCGAGCTCCTCGTCGAGCCCGTTGTCGGTGATCAGCAGGTCCAGCTCGGCGAGACCGCCGAACCGGGCCAGGTAGTCGTTGCCGATCTTGGTGTGGTCGGCGAGCAGGACGACCCGGCGGGACGCGGCGATCATCGCCCGCTTGACCGCTGCCTCGGCCGGGTCCGGTGTGGTCATGCCGCGTTCGACGGTGCAGCCGTTGGTGCCCATGAACGCGACGTCGACGTACATCTCGGCCAGCGGCCGCAACGCCCAGTCGTCCACGGTGGCCAGGGTCTTGCCCCGGACCCGGCCGCCGAGCAACAGGACGGTGAGGTTGGGCTTGACGCCGAGGGCCGCGGCCAGCACCGGCGAGTTCACCACCACGGTGAGTTCGCGATCGGCCGGCAGCAGGTGGGCGAGACGGGCGGTGGTGGTCCCGGCGTCCAGGATGATCGCCCCGTCCTCCGGCACCTCGGCGAGCGCCGCCTTGGCGATCCGCTCCTTCTCGCTGATCAGGACGGCGTCCCGGGTGGCGAGGGCCGGCTCGAAGCCGAGCCGCTCCACCGGGATGGCGCCACCGTGCACCCGGCGAAGCACGCCGGCCCGCTCCAGCACGGTCAGGTCGCGGCGGATCGTCTCGGCCGTCACGGCGAAGCTGTCCGCCAGCGCGACCACGTCCACCCGGCCTTCGGCGCGGGCGCGCCGCACTATCTCCTGCTGGCGTTCCTCGGCGTACATCTGTGGCTCACCGCCCGACTTCGTTTTGGCTTTGTCTTTGTTTACGCCCGCTTCTGCCCGAACGCAATATGTCAAAGAGATTTCGATCTCCTTACGCGAAGATCCGGAACCCCATGTCCAGCCAAAACGGAAGTATTCGGAAGTTGCCCGTTTATGTGGGTTTAGCGGCGAGTCGCACCGGCAGCGCTGTACGGCGGCAGGCCGAGCGTCTTACGGATGGCCTGCTGCACCTCGTCGAGCGGCGGGCGGCCGTCCACGTCGTGCACGACCTCCTTGCGCCGGAACAGCTCCAGCACCGGCCGGGTCTTCTCGTGGTAGTCGCGCAGCCGGGCCTCGAGCGCCTCGGGAGTGTCGTCGGCGCGGGTGACCAGCTCGTGGCCGCAGATGTCGCAGCGGCCCTCCTGCTCGGGCCGGTCGGCGATCAGGTTGTAGTCCATGCCGCAATTCGGGCAGAGCCGGCGGCTGAGCACCCGGCGCCGCACCTCCTCGTCGGACAGCTCGAGGTGGATCACGGCGTCGATGTCGTAGCTCTCCATGAAGAACTCGGCCTGCCGGCCGTTACGCGGGAAGCCGTCGATGATGAAGCCGTAGTTCCAGTCATGGATGCCCATGCGGCGGCGCACCACGTCCTCGACGAGGTCGTCGCCGACCAGCTCACCGGCGGCCATCAGCCGCTTGACCTGGGCGCCGATCTTCGTGTGGTTGCGCACGTGCCAGCGGAAGACGTCACCCACGCTGATGTGCACCAGGTCGAACTCCTGGGCCAGGATCTTGCTCTGGGTGCCCTTGCCGCTGCCCTGCACGCCCATGATCACGTACTTGCGCATGTGGCCTCCTACGGCTGGTCGGCCGCGCCGATCCGCAACGGGCCGGGCGGCAGTCCGGTCAACGTGGTCGGGTCGATGCTCCACGCGCCGGCCACCTGGAACACGTCGCGCTCGGCGACCAGCACCGTGGTCTCCTCCGGGTCGAAGTCGCCGGGCAGCCCGGCGTCGCGTTCCGCCGGGTCCGGCTCGCCGAACCACGACGTGACCTCGCCGGTCTGCCCCACATACCCGAAAGCGCGGATCAGATCACCGTGCGCCGCCCGCTGCCATCGATGCAGCTCGGTGACTCGATGTGTGGCGAAGTATTGCACCTCGGCGCCGAGCTCCGCGGAGAGCGCGACCACGTCCGGCGGGGTCTGCATGAGACGGCGGCCGACGGCGAGCACCCAGCGGGTGTCCCGGGCGCCGGGCAGCAACGGGGTGACCGCCACCCGGTCGTCGGTGAGATGGGCCAGATCGAGGCCGTCCCGCCAGGACACCGGGCCGAGGTCGCGCAGGCCGAGGGCCGCCAGGACGGCGCCCGGCTCGCCACCGGCGACGGCGAGCCAGGCCTGCTTGCCGCCGAATCCGGTCATGACGTCGGTATCCATGTCCGCAACGCTATCCGGCGTACGCCCGATACTGTCCGGTTACGCCCATTCGCCGGGCGCGCGGGAGACGCGCGTCACGGCCATCCGTAGTTGCGGCGCAGGATCGCCGCGACCCGGTCGAAGCGGGTCCGGTCCAGCACCGCGCCCTCGCGGCGGATGCCGTCCTCCTCCACCTCCAGCACCCGGTCGAGCCGGACCCAGCTCGGCCGCGCGGTCCGGTCCCAGTCGCCGGGGCCGAGCGCGAGCCAGTGCCGCTGGCCGTCGCGGTCGCTCTGGCTGGAGAGCATCAGGCCGAGCAGCGTACGCCCGTCGCGCCCGACCACCAGCACCGGACGATCCTTGCCCTGAGCCGGATCGTCCTCGTACGGCACCCAGGTCCAGACGATCTCCCCGGGATCGGCGTCACCGTCCAGATCGGGCGCATACGCCAGATGCCGTCCCGCCCGCGGCCGGGGCACCTGCCGGGGCGGTCGCGCCGGAGTCGCGGGTTGTGCCGGCACGGTTTCGCGCGGGACCTCGACGTCCTGCTCGTACACCGGCTGCCGGTCCGGCGCGCCCGCCAGGCGCCGGAAGAACGTCTTCAAGATTTCGAGCACCGCCGCACCCTACAGCCGGTTCCGCTGCACGCCCCGCCTCGGCGGGGAAGGATGACCAGCATGACCCGATACGGACCGATGTTCGGACCGGACTACACCTTCCTCGGTGTGCCGGCCTGTGACTGGCAGGAGCCGCGCACCTACGCCGACGCCGACGTCGTGATCCTCGGCGCCCCGTTCGACGGCGGCACCTCGCACCGCCCCGGCGCCCGGTTCGGCCCGCAGGTGATCCGCGGCACCGACTACCTCGCGCACGACGGCTCGCGCCCGCACATGGCGATGCGGGTCAACGCGCTCACCGACGATCTGACCGTGCTGGACGCCGGCGACCTGGAGGTGTTCAGCGGCGAGATCGAGCGCAGCTGCCGGACCATCGAGGACGCGGTGGCGTTCGTCTCCGGCCACGGCGCGATCCCGTTGATCCTCGGCGGCGACCACACCATCACCTGGCCGGACTGCACCGGGGTGTCGCGAACCCACGGCAAGGGCAGAGTCGCGGTCATCCACTTCGACGCGCATGCCGACACCGGGGACATCGAGTTCGGCTCGCTCTACGGCCACGGCCAGCCGATGCGCCGGCTGATCGAGTCGGGCGCGGTCCGCGGCGACCGGTTCCTGCAGCTCGGCCTGCGCGGGTACTGGCCCGGGCCGGACGTGCTGGACTGGATGGCCGACCAGCGGATGAACTCGTTCCACATGAGCGAGATCGTCGAGCGCGGGCTGGACGCGGTCCTGGACAGCGCCTTCGAGATCGCCCTGGACGGCTGCGACGGCGTCTTCCTGTCGGTCGACATCGACGTCTGCGATCCCGGGCACGCGCCCGGCACCGGCACCCCCGAGCCCGGCGGGTTCTCCGCCCGGCAACTGCTGGACAGCGTCTCGCGGATCTGCCACGAGCTGCCGGTGGTCGGCATGGACATCGTCGAGGTGTCGCCGCCGTTCGACCACGCCGACATCACCGCGATGCTGGGCAATCGGGTGGTCCTCGAAGCGCTCTCCGGGATGGCCCGGCGGCGCAAGGACGGCGACGGGCCGCGGTGGAGCCGCGCCACACCGTTGCTCCAAGATCGGGGTACGCCGAAGGACAGCCCGGATTAACCGAGGTCGAACTCGCCGTCCCGGACGCCGGCGAGGAAAGCGACCCACTCCGAGTGGGTGAAGACCAGCGCCGCGCCGTCCGGGTCCTTGGTGTCGCGGACCGCCACGATGCCGGGAAGGTTGATCGCCACCTCGACGCAGTCGCCCCCGTTGCCGCCGCTGCGAGTGCTCTTGTGCCAGACGGCACCGGTCAGGTCAGCCATCGCTCTCTCCTCAAGCGCCGTCGCTGCGTTCGATGATCGCGGCGATGAGATCGTCGGAATCGGCCTGGCTGAGCGCGGTCGCCTCCAGCTCTGCCCAGATCGACTCGTACGTCTCCACCTCCTTGAGCTTATCCAGGTAGAGCGCGCCGGTGAGATTCTCGCAGTAGATCGTCGTGGGCTCCGGCGACGCCGTCCCGACCGCCGGGAACTCCAGCACAGTGAACTGGCCGGAACTGGCCGCGGCGTGCGGGCCGGCCCCGAACGGGATCACCCGGACGCTGACGTTGGGCCGGGTCGACACGTTCACCAGGTGCGCCAACTGCTTCTGCATGCCCAGTGTGTCCGGGATCGCGCGGTGCAGCACCCCCTCGTCGATGATCACGTCGAGCTGTGGGGCCTGCGGGCGGCGACGGCTCAGCAGCGACTGCCGCTCGAGCCGGACCGCCACCGCGTTCTCCACCGCGGCCTCGTCGTCACCGTGCCAGCGGCGGAAGACGCATTCCGCGTACTCCCGGCTCTGCAGCAGGCCGGGGATCACGCTCGGGGCGAACGAGCGCAGCCGGCTCGCCGCCTGCTCCATGCCGACATAGAGCTCGAACCAGGCCGGGACGACATCGCCGTACGCATGCCACCAGCCCTTCGCCTTCGACTCCTGGGCCAGCCCGATCAGCACCTCGGTCATGTGGCCGGGCGCCGTGTAGACCGAGCACATCGCGATCACGTCGTGCTTGCGGACCGGCACCTCACCGTTCTCGATCCGATACATCCGGGCGCGGGAGAACTCCAGCTCCTGTGCCGCCGCCATCAGCGAGATGCCGGCCTGCTCCCGCAGCTGCCGCAGGAGCCGTCCCACCTGCCGCCGCGGCACGGTCGAGCCCGTCTCGGTCATCCGCTTTCGCTCCCCACCATCCGCCGGTGTATCGAACGAGACGATCGCATCGCCCCGGGCGAGACAGCGAGAATCCATTTCTGGGATTCTCGCCAAACCGCCTTGAGGTGCAGGGTAGGCCACGGAAGTCTTCGATGTGTAGCCGCCGAATCGCTCAAAGTGAGGCCGGGAATGCTGGTGCCGCGGACCGAACACGTCGGGGACCGTCCGTCGTGGGACTGCCGGGTCTGCGGCCTGCCGTGGCCGTGTGCCACCGCGAAGGTCGAGCTCGTCGAGCAGTACCAGAAGTTCCCGCACGGGCTCTCCGTCTACCTCGGCTCATGCCTGGTCGAGGCGATCGACGACTGGGCGGCCGGGGCCGGCGGACCACCGGCCGACCTCTACGAACGGTTCCTCGGCTGGGCCTGACGCCGGCTCAGTCCTCCACCCGCTTGCGCAGCGCGCGGTAGAGCTGGTCGTCCTGCACCGCGCTGTACAGCGTGCGGTCCGGGCCGGCCATCGGCACCCACGGGCAGGACTTGTCCTTACCGGTCAGGTTCACCTCGCCGACCTTCTTGTGAGTGGCCACCTCGTACACCGTCAACCGGTAACGGCCCTGCCGCAACGGCATGGTCTGCGGATCCGGATCCTCCACCTTGCAGTCCCGCAGCTTCGGCCCGGCGCCGATCAGATCCAGACAGGCCACCAGCTGGACCTGCCCCGGTTTCGGGGCCCAGGCCTTGCGTTCGGCGGCCGTGCCCGCGTACGCCGTCTCGTTCAGGGTCCGCGTCGAGCGGTAGGTGACGTCCATCTGGTCACGGACGCTGATCAGGATCGGGTGCGGCGCCGCACCCCGGTACTTCGGCGCATCCGGGTAGAACCAGTCCTGGCAGACCAACTCCAGGTCGTCGGTGGTGCGCGCCGGCTCGGTGGCCGCGCGCGGGCCGGCCAGGGCGCCCTCCACCGGGAACGACGGCGGCGGCCCGGCCGGCTTCGCCGCCGACGGCGGCAGGTTGATCAGCTGCACGAAGAAATAGGCCGCGGCGCCGAGACAGCCCACCAGCAGCAGCGCGAGCGCCGAGGTCCAGACCAGGGTGCGCCTTCGGGACGTACGCCCAGCAGCGCCCGCCTCGTCCACCTGCTGCATCCGTCGCTCCCAGCCTCCAGGTCGCGACGAACTATATCGACGACGAGCGCTGCTGTGTACCGTCGGTCGTCAGAACGCGTACGGTCCGAAACGTCCCCAGGCCACGAAGGCCGCCAGGATCAGCAGCACCACGGCCGGGACCGCCTTCGGCGCCTCCTTGCGGCGCAGGTGCACGATCACCGCGCCGGCCATCATCAGCACCAGGCCGAGCGCCGCCAGCGGGACCAGAACCGTCGCGATGTCCAGCACCGCGGGCAGGATCAGGCCGATCGCGGCCAGCAACTCCGCCGCGCCGATCGCCTTGACCGCACCCGCGCTGAAGTCCTCGACCCAGGTCAGACCCGACTCGGCCAGCTTCTCCTTCGGCTGGGTCAGCTTCATCAGCCCGGCGCCGAGGAATGCGGCAGCGAGCAGGATGGTGACCACCCACAGAACGACGACCATGATTTTCCACCTGACTCAGTGACTTCAACAGTTGAGTGAAAGTTAGTCGCGATGACTTAAGCAGGCAAGTGATCGGCTAGCATGGGGCACATGGACCCAGCAGAGCCACGCTGGCTGACCAGCGACGAACGCACCGCCTGGATGGCACTCACCAGCGTCTTCATGCGCCTGCCCGCCGCGCTCGACACCCAGTTGCAGCGCGACGCCGGAATCAGCCACTTCGAGTACGGGATCCTCGCCGGCCTGTCCGAGTCCCCCGACCGCACGCTGCGGATGAGCACGCTCGCGCGGTTCGCCGAGGGATCGCTGGCCCGCCTCTCGCAGGCCGTCAGCCGGCTCGAGAAACGTGGCTGGGTGCGCCGCC is part of the Actinoplanes sp. NBC_00393 genome and harbors:
- a CDS encoding 1-phosphofructokinase family hexose kinase, which translates into the protein MILTVTLNPSVDRALEVDALVRGEVLRAGDSHIDPGGKGVNVSRALLANGIRSTAVVPTGGAEGDQLVDLLKGEGVDMLAVPIAGRTRSNITLAEPDGTVTKINEVGPVLSGAEFAQVSEAVLNAAGAADWVVICGSLPPGPSTAAFTDLCERLVTGGTRLAVDSSGPALLAGVAAGAALVKPNREELAEAVGAELCTLGDVVEACQRLRKAGAGSVLASLGAGGAVLVDEAGVLTGVSPVSVPRSTVGAGDALLAGFLSAGARGEAALIEGLAWGAAAVSLPGSRMPGPADLDRTRIALDPAPDLNRPLRSD
- a CDS encoding DeoR/GlpR family DNA-binding transcription regulator, which gives rise to MYAEERQQEIVRRARAEGRVDVVALADSFAVTAETIRRDLTVLERAGVLRRVHGGAIPVERLGFEPALATRDAVLISEKERIAKAALAEVPEDGAIILDAGTTTARLAHLLPADRELTVVVNSPVLAAALGVKPNLTVLLLGGRVRGKTLATVDDWALRPLAEMYVDVAFMGTNGCTVERGMTTPDPAEAAVKRAMIAASRRVVLLADHTKIGNDYLARFGGLAELDLLITDNGLDEELAGDVEAAGVRLVRA
- a CDS encoding adenylate kinase family protein, coding for MRKYVIMGVQGSGKGTQSKILAQEFDLVHISVGDVFRWHVRNHTKIGAQVKRLMAAGELVGDDLVEDVVRRRMGIHDWNYGFIIDGFPRNGRQAEFFMESYDIDAVIHLELSDEEVRRRVLSRRLCPNCGMDYNLIADRPEQEGRCDICGHELVTRADDTPEALEARLRDYHEKTRPVLELFRRKEVVHDVDGRPPLDEVQQAIRKTLGLPPYSAAGATRR
- a CDS encoding type II toxin-antitoxin system PemK/MazF family toxin, which translates into the protein MPAQPATPARPPRQVPRPRAGRHLAYAPDLDGDADPGEIVWTWVPYEDDPAQGKDRPVLVVGRDGRTLLGLMLSSQSDRDGQRHWLALGPGDWDRTARPSWVRLDRVLEVEEDGIRREGAVLDRTRFDRVAAILRRNYGWP
- the speB gene encoding agmatinase, producing the protein MTRYGPMFGPDYTFLGVPACDWQEPRTYADADVVILGAPFDGGTSHRPGARFGPQVIRGTDYLAHDGSRPHMAMRVNALTDDLTVLDAGDLEVFSGEIERSCRTIEDAVAFVSGHGAIPLILGGDHTITWPDCTGVSRTHGKGRVAVIHFDAHADTGDIEFGSLYGHGQPMRRLIESGAVRGDRFLQLGLRGYWPGPDVLDWMADQRMNSFHMSEIVERGLDAVLDSAFEIALDGCDGVFLSVDIDVCDPGHAPGTGTPEPGGFSARQLLDSVSRICHELPVVGMDIVEVSPPFDHADITAMLGNRVVLEALSGMARRRKDGDGPRWSRATPLLQDRGTPKDSPD
- a CDS encoding DUF397 domain-containing protein produces the protein MADLTGAVWHKSTRSGGNGGDCVEVAINLPGIVAVRDTKDPDGAALVFTHSEWVAFLAGVRDGEFDLG
- a CDS encoding helix-turn-helix domain-containing protein, which codes for MTETGSTVPRRQVGRLLRQLREQAGISLMAAAQELEFSRARMYRIENGEVPVRKHDVIAMCSVYTAPGHMTEVLIGLAQESKAKGWWHAYGDVVPAWFELYVGMEQAASRLRSFAPSVIPGLLQSREYAECVFRRWHGDDEAAVENAVAVRLERQSLLSRRRPQAPQLDVIIDEGVLHRAIPDTLGMQKQLAHLVNVSTRPNVSVRVIPFGAGPHAAASSGQFTVLEFPAVGTASPEPTTIYCENLTGALYLDKLKEVETYESIWAELEATALSQADSDDLIAAIIERSDGA
- a CDS encoding DoxX family protein, with amino-acid sequence MVVVLWVVTILLAAAFLGAGLMKLTQPKEKLAESGLTWVEDFSAGAVKAIGAAELLAAIGLILPAVLDIATVLVPLAALGLVLMMAGAVIVHLRRKEAPKAVPAVVLLILAAFVAWGRFGPYAF
- a CDS encoding MarR family winged helix-turn-helix transcriptional regulator, whose product is MDPAEPRWLTSDERTAWMALTSVFMRLPAALDTQLQRDAGISHFEYGILAGLSESPDRTLRMSTLARFAEGSLARLSQAVSRLEKRGWVRRRPDPADGRYTLAELTDDGWDKVVATAPGHVEAARTLVFDPLTKAQVGQLREICRRIMHAVDPDDTCGTVHPATTENR